From Candidatus Hydrogenedentota bacterium, a single genomic window includes:
- a CDS encoding CopG family transcriptional regulator — MKAKDFDKKFDAGEDVSAFLDNGRAVRANQEQKRVNVDFPLWMVQALDRESRRLGVTRQSLIKVWIDERLQRGTA; from the coding sequence ATGAAAGCTAAAGATTTCGATAAAAAGTTTGACGCCGGGGAGGATGTGTCCGCATTTCTGGACAATGGCCGGGCTGTGCGGGCCAACCAGGAGCAGAAGCGCGTCAATGTGGACTTCCCCCTGTGGATGGTGCAGGCCCTCGACAGGGAGTCGCGCCGTCTCGGGGTGACCCGCCAGTCGCTCATCAAGGTGTGGATAGACGAGCGGCTACAGCGGGGGACGGCCTGA
- a CDS encoding BrnT family toxin produces the protein MDFEYDPRKSLLNKEKHGIDFEEAQRLWDDDHLLEIPARTEDEPRSLVIGMMDDRCWSAVITRRDDRLRIISVRRSRKEEERLYES, from the coding sequence ATGGATTTTGAGTATGACCCGCGAAAAAGCCTGCTGAACAAGGAGAAGCACGGTATTGATTTTGAGGAGGCCCAACGTCTCTGGGACGATGACCACCTGCTGGAGATTCCAGCCCGGACCGAAGACGAGCCGCGCAGCCTTGTCATTGGCATGATGGACGACCGGTGCTGGTCCGCGGTAATTACACGCCGGGATGACCGGCTGCGCATCATCTCGGTCAGGCGGTCCCGAAAAGAGGAAGAAAGACTGTATGAAAGCTAA